From a region of the Salminus brasiliensis chromosome 4, fSalBra1.hap2, whole genome shotgun sequence genome:
- the kifbp gene encoding KIF-binding protein encodes MASTNSREWRAVCEKFRRANHLSEVESRKDPENDPFRSKYEARELLKEIYCTLKNVDAEESDGEEGETNGQPEQSGSEGGESGAGRTYPGDSRAGLRAAKLAVIEYHLGVNHTETEELSAGEEHLMNCMALLEKCTVTQENVTLFIQARNQLGILWAGRDETEKAQGFLETAESIYVQYMKEDGQPPMDLADFFVAEEDASSQQERMRRFEMAYTHTLYYLAQVYKNLEQYERAGQYCHSTLQRQLKFNQFVPLEWAINAATLSQYYITKTRYMEARHCLAAATVIAGLAGEVPSEAAAKESQAEYDKREQLRQKRAEIARCWIKYCLNLLQDARKLLEDNIGELDLDRQEELQRARRDEEEEKERGRKSAVLFDSSDTFDSICSQEEKVSCVFPLTFKEARAIFLVGQAFVGQAKEYFEMDGHVTDHIEIIQDHSALFKVLAFFEEDLERRCKMHKRRVDMLEPICKDLNAQYYLLICRQLQFELADTFYEMMSLKLAVAEKQDQPDAHIIKKFNHLCTSSIKYYDMFLDSIRSPEGKFPEVLEDDVLRPALVAKFGVARLQSKIICTNLDTQLENLNRSLECYNFIVQYCTEHPEAKKAVETELELSEEMVSLLPLKINRIKSKMVSANS; translated from the exons ATGGCGTCCACCAACAGCCGTGAATGGAGGGCGGTGTGCGAGAAATTTCGTCGTGCGAACCACCTTTCTGAGGTCGAGTCGAGAAAAGATCCGGAGAACGACCCTTTCCGTTCAAAATACGAGGCCAGGGAGCTGCTGAAGGAAATTTACTGCACCCTGAAGAATGTGGACGCCGAGGAGAGCGATGGCGAGGAGGGAGAGACAAACGGGCAGCCTGAGCAGAGTGGATCCGAGGGAGGGGAGAGTGGAGCCGGGAGAACCTACCCGGGAGACTCCCGGGCCGGCCTCAGAGCAGCCAAGCTGGCGGTGATCGAGTACCACCTGGGCGTGAACCACACTGAGACTGAGGAGCTTTCCGCTGGCGAGGAGCATCTGATGAACTGCATGGCGCTGCTGGAGAAGTGCACAGTGACCCAGGAGAATGTGACCCTGTTCATCCAGGCCAGG AACCAGCTTGGGATCCTGTGGGCTGGACGAGATGAAACTGAGAAAGCTCAAGGCTTCTTGGAAACAGCCGAATCCATTTATGTTCAGTACATGAAAGAG GATGGTCAGCCACCAATGgatttggctgatttctttGTGGCAGAGGAAGACGCATCATCCCAGCAGGAAAGGATGAGGAG ATTCGAAATGGCCTACACCCACACACTTTACTATCTGGCTCAAGTGTATAAAAATCTGGAGCAGTATGAGCGCGCTGGACAGTACTGTCACAGTACGCTGCAGAGACAGCTGAAGTTCAATCAGTTTGTGCCACTTGAATGGGCCATTAATGCCGCCACACTGTCGCAGTACTACATCACCAAG ACGCGATACATGGAGGCACGACACTGCTTGGCTGCAGCTACTGTTATTGCTGGCCTTGCTGGAGAAGTCCCTTCAGAGGCTGCTGCCAAAGAAA GTCAAGCTGAATATGATAAACGTGAACAGCTGCGCCAGAAAAGAGCTGAAATCGCCAGATGCTGGATCAAATATTGCCTTAACCTTTTACAAGATGCTAGAAAACTTCTGGAG GACAACATAGGTGAACTAGATCTAGATCGACAGGAAGAGCTGCAGAGAGCTCGCCGGGATgaggaggaagaaaaagaaagaggaagaaagagcgCCGTTCTCTTCGATTCCAGTGACACCTTCGACTCCATTTGCAGCCAGGAAGAGAAGGTGAGCTGCGTGTTCCCGTTGACCTTCAAAGAAGCCCGTGCCATCTTCCTGGTGGGGCAGGCCTTTGTGGGCCAGGCTAAGGAGTATTTTGAAATGGATGGTCATGTAACAGATCACATCGAGATCATTCAGGATCACAGTGCTCTCTTCAAAGTCTTGGCCTTCTTTGAGGAGGATCTGGAGCGCCGCTGTAAGATGCATAAGCGACGCGTCGATATGCTGGAGCCCATCTGCAAGGATTTGAACGCTCAGTACTACCTGCTCATCTGCCGACAGCTGCAGTTCGAGCTCGCCGATACCTTCTACGAAATGATGAGCCTGAAGCTGGCAGTGGCTGAAAAGCAGGACCAGCCTGATGCACACATCATCAAGAAGTTCAACCACTTGTGTACCTCCTCCATCAAGTACTACGATATGTTCCTGGACTCGATCCGTTCGCCAGAAGGCAAGTTCCCTGAGGTGCTGGAGGACGATGTGCTGAGGCCAGCGCTGGTGGCCAAGTTTGGTGTTGCTCGGCTGCAGTCTAAGATCATCTGCACCAACCTGGATACTCAGCTGGAGAACCTCAATCGCTCCCTGGAATGCTACAACTTTATTGTGCAGTATTGCACGGAGCACCCGGAAGCCAAGAAGGCAGTGGAAACTGAACTGGAGCTCAGTGAAGAGATGGTGTCCCTTCTGCCCTTGAAGATCAATAGAATAAAATCCAAAATGGTATCCGCCAACTCTTAA
- the pik3ap1 gene encoding phosphoinositide 3-kinase adapter protein 1 isoform X2, whose protein sequence is MCEVLIVYTSETQDWANYLKVILEASHHFPQDSVTLCYVDQERPWQEEDFSIFHSSKCILLLLSVAFLEVYSKPELQGIFDAVLQPPWKVVAFMCGVSELDGLQDYFQHWDSWQKLDSEDDPSEYVSTVLQVIAEDMPAGAVSLHLYSNESVICSATVTYYTEMEEINSYLEKVMDPIQFMCQAFNITSNASEALDDLFTKSFKSQMPANGLQLLGINQLEQENTLANQRNLELPTLLHFSAKYGLKKLTGVLLQCPGALQAYSVVNKNGDYPNTLAEKCGFSELRQIMDKYVETVDFPNIEESVANPEETDIYEPMSNAPQNSLPQFSLQEDIYESMMELNPDMQLYEDLESALNASHPEDALRKFFQEKPKKYSETGEENLVNNGYSGTSRADDTEEESADIYAEEEDPYKICCPDEIYDTVDEHESSAVLNRPPAPIPRPSMGVEPEGGQTYISTVFCSKDSVYSLNNRTEKRSTKGSVWPVNDGTLSSAHDPYAGMKTPGQRQLISLQERVKVGALTVEEAVQEFKAWQFDQDKRSQSVRFQQDNLQRLRDSITRRHKERGRTGKLEELEITAPMQRNLLWGSQMNVECSVYEPSPRTVNQPSPAPSRPPQRGTWQTGSASSTSSSSSNRLSTLSTISYSSGADGELEEPQEVVPPPRPPRPAVEAPPTLPPPRVPRRQPERFQESMLNERYVSSPARVHPHTPPQRPIPPPPVPRRPV, encoded by the exons ATGTGTGAGGTGTTGATTGTGTACACAAGTGAGACCCAGGACTGGGCCAATTATCTGAAGGTCATCCTGGAGGCGTCACATCATTTCCCTCAGGATTCTGTAACTTTATGTTATGTGGATCAAGAAAGACCATGGCAAGAAGAGGACTTCTCAATTTTTCACTCCAGCAAATGCATCTTGCTTCTGCTCTCAGTGGCATTCTTAGAAGTGTACAGCAAGCCTGAGTTGCAAGGCATCTTCGATGCGGTTCTTCAGCCTCCCTGGAAAGTGGTAGCGTTTATGTGTGGAGTGTCTGAATTGGATGGTTTACAGGACTACTTCCAGCATTGGGACAGTTGGCAAAAGCTGGACTCAGAGGATGATCCATCAGAGTACGTCTCAACAGTCCTTCAAGTCATTGCTGAGG ATATGCCAGCCGGGGCTGTATCACTACATCTCTATAGTAACGAGTCAGTGATATGTTCAGCAACTGTGACATACTACACAGAAATGGAGGAAATTAACAGCTATCTTGAGAAAGTGATGGATCCCATACAGTTTATGTGTCAG GCATTTAATATTACATCAAATGCGTCAGAGGCACTGGATGACTTGTTTACAAAGTCATTCAAAAGTCAAATGCCTGCAAATGGATTACAATTGTTGGGAATTAATCAGCTTGAACAGGAGAATACATTGGCAA ATCAGCGGAACTTGGAACTCCCGACGTTGCTCCACTTTTCTGCAAAGTACGGGCTAAAGAAACTGACTGGTGTGTTGCTGCAATGCCCCGGGGCCCTGCAGGCCTACAGCGTAGTGAACAAGAATGGGGATTACCCAAACACACTGGCTGAAAAATGTGGCTTCTCTGAATTGAGACAGATCATGGATAAATATGTT GAAACAGTAGATTTCCCTAATATAGAGGAATCTGTGGCAAATCCAGAAGAAACGGACATCTATGAGCCAATGTCAAATGCTCCACAAAATTCCCTGCCACAGTTCTCCCTTCAAGAGGACATATACGAGTCCATGATGGAGCTGAATCCGGACATGCAGTTGT ATGAGGACTTGGAGAGTGCTTTAAATGCGTCTCATCCAGAGGACGCTTTGAGAAAATTCTTCCAAG AAAAACCAAAGAAGTATTCAGAGACTGGTGAAGAAAATCTGGTGAATAATGGTTACTCTGGCACCTCAAGAGCTGATGACACAGAAGAGGAAAGTGCAGATATCTATGCAGAGGAGGAGGACCCGTATAAGATCTGCTGTCCAGATGAAATCTATGACACTGTAGATGAGCATGAAAGCTCTGCAGTTCTAAATCGTCCACCGGCCCCCATTCCTCGGCCGTCCATGGGGGTTGAGCCTGAGGGAGGCCAAACGTACATTTCCACAG TGTTCTGCTCCAAGGACTCAGTTTATTCATTAAACAACCGGACAGAGAAAAGATCTACTAAAG GGTCGGTGTGGCCAGTGAATGATGGCACTCTCAGCAGTGCGCACGACCCCTACGCTGGCATGAAGACTCCAGGTCAGAGGCAGCTCATCTCCCTGCAGGAGAGGGTGAAGGTGGGAGCGCTGACTGTGGAGGAGGCAGTGCAGGAGTTCAAGGCCTGGCAGTTTGACCAGGATAAACGCTCTCAGTCTGTTCGCTTTCAGCAG GACAATTTACAGCGGTTACGGGACAGCATCACCCGACGGcacaaagagagaggaagaactggaAAGTTAGAGG AGCTGGAGATAACTGCCCCAATGCAGAGGAACCTTTTGTGGGGTTCTCAGATGAATGTGGAGTGTTCAGTGTATGAACCCTCCCCTCGCACTGTAAACCAGCCATCTCCAGCCCCCTCCAGGCCCCCCCAGAGAGGAACTTGGCAGACGGGAAGTGCCTCTAGCACATCTA GTAGTAGCAGCAACAGGCTGAGCACGCTGAGTACCATCAGCTACAGCAGCGGAGCCGACGGCGAACTGGAG GAGCCTCAAGAGGTGGTTCCTCCTCCGCGTCCTCCCCGCCCAGCAGTAGAAGCTCCTCCCACTCTCCCCCCACCCAGAGTCCCGCGCCGGCAACCTGAACG GTTTCAAGAGAGCATGCTAAACGAACGCTATGTGTCGAGTCCAGCTCGCGTCCACCCTCACACCCCTCCTCAAAGACCCATCCCTCCACCACCTGTACCACGGCGGCCAGTGTGA
- the pik3ap1 gene encoding phosphoinositide 3-kinase adapter protein 1 isoform X1, translating into MCEVLIVYTSETQDWANYLKVILEASHHFPQDSVTLCYVDQERPWQEEDFSIFHSSKCILLLLSVAFLEVYSKPELQGIFDAVLQPPWKVVAFMCGVSELDGLQDYFQHWDSWQKLDSEDDPSEYVSTVLQVIAEVESSPVKEDVTGCENQQRTVYEISPPVQNNNPIVSKYDQTAAEYGLTTQKYGLPASEYGITASEYDLNDSEYDLTASEEPENLDLSQIQPLEEDPHFPDEIPTQPASITEVPSEEQTCLTVQPHRILCGTRVDIYIIMTNKLDSQASVEVEFHCGRSAKRVPGIPVNEYIVRAQSPDMPAGAVSLHLYSNESVICSATVTYYTEMEEINSYLEKVMDPIQFMCQAFNITSNASEALDDLFTKSFKSQMPANGLQLLGINQLEQENTLANQRNLELPTLLHFSAKYGLKKLTGVLLQCPGALQAYSVVNKNGDYPNTLAEKCGFSELRQIMDKYVETVDFPNIEESVANPEETDIYEPMSNAPQNSLPQFSLQEDIYESMMELNPDMQLYEDLESALNASHPEDALRKFFQEKPKKYSETGEENLVNNGYSGTSRADDTEEESADIYAEEEDPYKICCPDEIYDTVDEHESSAVLNRPPAPIPRPSMGVEPEGGQTYISTVFCSKDSVYSLNNRTEKRSTKGSVWPVNDGTLSSAHDPYAGMKTPGQRQLISLQERVKVGALTVEEAVQEFKAWQFDQDKRSQSVRFQQDNLQRLRDSITRRHKERGRTGKLEELEITAPMQRNLLWGSQMNVECSVYEPSPRTVNQPSPAPSRPPQRGTWQTGSASSTSSSSSNRLSTLSTISYSSGADGELEEPQEVVPPPRPPRPAVEAPPTLPPPRVPRRQPERFQESMLNERYVSSPARVHPHTPPQRPIPPPPVPRRPV; encoded by the exons ATGTGTGAGGTGTTGATTGTGTACACAAGTGAGACCCAGGACTGGGCCAATTATCTGAAGGTCATCCTGGAGGCGTCACATCATTTCCCTCAGGATTCTGTAACTTTATGTTATGTGGATCAAGAAAGACCATGGCAAGAAGAGGACTTCTCAATTTTTCACTCCAGCAAATGCATCTTGCTTCTGCTCTCAGTGGCATTCTTAGAAGTGTACAGCAAGCCTGAGTTGCAAGGCATCTTCGATGCGGTTCTTCAGCCTCCCTGGAAAGTGGTAGCGTTTATGTGTGGAGTGTCTGAATTGGATGGTTTACAGGACTACTTCCAGCATTGGGACAGTTGGCAAAAGCTGGACTCAGAGGATGATCCATCAGAGTACGTCTCAACAGTCCTTCAAGTCATTGCTGAGG TTGAATCCAGTCCTGTCAAGGAAGACGTTACTGGATGTGAAAACCAGCAGAGGACTGTCTATGAAATTTCACCACCGGTACAAAACAACAACCCGATCGTTTCAAAGTATGACCAGACTGCTGCGGAGTATGGCCTAACTACTCAAAAGTATGGCCTACCTGCTTCAGAGTATGGTATAACTGCTTCTGAGTATGACCTCAATGATTCTGAGTATGACTTAACGGCTTCAGAGGAGCCTGAGAACTTAGATCTGTCTCAGATCCAACCACTAGAAGAAGATCCACACTTCCCAGATGAAATCCCCACACAACCTGCGAGTATAACTGAAGTACCATCAGAAGAACAGACCTGTCTTACAGTCCAGCCACATAGAATACTCTGTGGG ACTCGGGTGGACATTTATATTATCATGACAAACAAGTTGGACAGTCAGGCCAGTGTGGAAGTGGAATTTCATTGTGGACGTTCAGCAAAACGTGTGCCAGGAATTCCTGTGAACGAGTATATTGTCAGAGCTCAGTCACCTG ATATGCCAGCCGGGGCTGTATCACTACATCTCTATAGTAACGAGTCAGTGATATGTTCAGCAACTGTGACATACTACACAGAAATGGAGGAAATTAACAGCTATCTTGAGAAAGTGATGGATCCCATACAGTTTATGTGTCAG GCATTTAATATTACATCAAATGCGTCAGAGGCACTGGATGACTTGTTTACAAAGTCATTCAAAAGTCAAATGCCTGCAAATGGATTACAATTGTTGGGAATTAATCAGCTTGAACAGGAGAATACATTGGCAA ATCAGCGGAACTTGGAACTCCCGACGTTGCTCCACTTTTCTGCAAAGTACGGGCTAAAGAAACTGACTGGTGTGTTGCTGCAATGCCCCGGGGCCCTGCAGGCCTACAGCGTAGTGAACAAGAATGGGGATTACCCAAACACACTGGCTGAAAAATGTGGCTTCTCTGAATTGAGACAGATCATGGATAAATATGTT GAAACAGTAGATTTCCCTAATATAGAGGAATCTGTGGCAAATCCAGAAGAAACGGACATCTATGAGCCAATGTCAAATGCTCCACAAAATTCCCTGCCACAGTTCTCCCTTCAAGAGGACATATACGAGTCCATGATGGAGCTGAATCCGGACATGCAGTTGT ATGAGGACTTGGAGAGTGCTTTAAATGCGTCTCATCCAGAGGACGCTTTGAGAAAATTCTTCCAAG AAAAACCAAAGAAGTATTCAGAGACTGGTGAAGAAAATCTGGTGAATAATGGTTACTCTGGCACCTCAAGAGCTGATGACACAGAAGAGGAAAGTGCAGATATCTATGCAGAGGAGGAGGACCCGTATAAGATCTGCTGTCCAGATGAAATCTATGACACTGTAGATGAGCATGAAAGCTCTGCAGTTCTAAATCGTCCACCGGCCCCCATTCCTCGGCCGTCCATGGGGGTTGAGCCTGAGGGAGGCCAAACGTACATTTCCACAG TGTTCTGCTCCAAGGACTCAGTTTATTCATTAAACAACCGGACAGAGAAAAGATCTACTAAAG GGTCGGTGTGGCCAGTGAATGATGGCACTCTCAGCAGTGCGCACGACCCCTACGCTGGCATGAAGACTCCAGGTCAGAGGCAGCTCATCTCCCTGCAGGAGAGGGTGAAGGTGGGAGCGCTGACTGTGGAGGAGGCAGTGCAGGAGTTCAAGGCCTGGCAGTTTGACCAGGATAAACGCTCTCAGTCTGTTCGCTTTCAGCAG GACAATTTACAGCGGTTACGGGACAGCATCACCCGACGGcacaaagagagaggaagaactggaAAGTTAGAGG AGCTGGAGATAACTGCCCCAATGCAGAGGAACCTTTTGTGGGGTTCTCAGATGAATGTGGAGTGTTCAGTGTATGAACCCTCCCCTCGCACTGTAAACCAGCCATCTCCAGCCCCCTCCAGGCCCCCCCAGAGAGGAACTTGGCAGACGGGAAGTGCCTCTAGCACATCTA GTAGTAGCAGCAACAGGCTGAGCACGCTGAGTACCATCAGCTACAGCAGCGGAGCCGACGGCGAACTGGAG GAGCCTCAAGAGGTGGTTCCTCCTCCGCGTCCTCCCCGCCCAGCAGTAGAAGCTCCTCCCACTCTCCCCCCACCCAGAGTCCCGCGCCGGCAACCTGAACG GTTTCAAGAGAGCATGCTAAACGAACGCTATGTGTCGAGTCCAGCTCGCGTCCACCCTCACACCCCTCCTCAAAGACCCATCCCTCCACCACCTGTACCACGGCGGCCAGTGTGA